A single region of the Nocardioides ochotonae genome encodes:
- a CDS encoding branched-chain amino acid ABC transporter permease yields MQQFLNTALVGLTLGMVYAAFALALVLVWRSTRVVNFAQAPMAMVTTFVALVVIESGASWWLGLAAALLSGLVLGAVLERTVVRPVQGGTQINAVILTLGLFIVLHALAALVFGNRYRSFPAPFGIRGLEIGDRTVALTPTGVFTILAVLVTMALLVALFRFTDLGLRMRAAAFNNEVARLLGVKVGRMLTLGWALASLVGSLAGVLIASGSLVHPGFMDSVVVFGFVAAVLGGLDSPAGSVVGGLVLGLSLSFVSGYVGSQLVPLAALLILVLVLLVRPGGLFSTTTARQV; encoded by the coding sequence GTGCAACAGTTCCTCAACACGGCCCTCGTGGGCCTGACGCTCGGGATGGTCTACGCCGCCTTCGCGCTCGCGCTGGTCCTGGTCTGGCGCTCCACCCGGGTGGTCAACTTCGCCCAGGCCCCGATGGCGATGGTGACCACGTTCGTGGCCCTCGTGGTCATCGAGTCGGGCGCCTCCTGGTGGCTCGGCCTCGCCGCCGCCCTGCTCTCCGGGCTGGTCCTCGGCGCGGTCCTCGAGCGCACCGTCGTACGGCCGGTGCAGGGCGGGACCCAGATCAACGCGGTGATCCTGACCCTGGGCCTGTTCATCGTGCTGCACGCGCTCGCCGCGCTGGTCTTCGGCAACCGCTACCGCTCCTTCCCCGCGCCGTTCGGGATCCGCGGGCTGGAGATCGGCGACCGCACCGTGGCGCTGACGCCCACCGGGGTCTTCACGATCCTCGCGGTGCTGGTGACCATGGCCCTGCTGGTGGCCCTGTTCCGGTTCACCGACCTGGGCCTGCGGATGCGCGCGGCGGCGTTCAACAACGAGGTCGCCCGGCTGCTGGGCGTGAAGGTCGGGCGGATGCTCACCCTGGGCTGGGCGCTCGCCTCGCTCGTGGGCTCCCTGGCCGGCGTCCTGATCGCCAGCGGCAGCCTGGTGCACCCCGGGTTCATGGACTCGGTGGTGGTCTTCGGCTTCGTCGCCGCCGTGCTCGGCGGCCTCGACAGCCCCGCCGGCTCCGTGGTCGGCGGCCTGGTGCTCGGCCTCTCGCTCAGCTTCGTGAGCGGGTACGTCGGCTCCCAGCTGGTGCCGCTGGCGGCGCTGCTGATCCTGGTGCTGGTGCTGCTGGTGCGCCCCGGCGGGCTCTTCTCCACGACGACGGCGAGGCAGGTCTGA
- a CDS encoding phosphotransferase family protein — MSEGAVERWRDAGWLAGVRAWVEERLGELGLAPTGPAEQPHVVPWSTVLRFPTDAGPVWFKANDGTLRHEAGLVALLAARFPGRVPPLLAADPARGWMLMADAGPRLREVIAAERSLTRWYDVLDAVARIQVGTLDAVEEMLALGVPDLRLSRLVERYDDLVHRLDVPARFRSATPYVAELVATLERHGVPAGLDHDDLHDGQVFLGDGRRHLVLDWGDACITHPFFVLSVVLEGQIAWGVDAVEGSVDLTPFRDAYLAPWAEALPGTDLVAASDAALRLGWAARAVNGLAGDPGGTAQTLARLQMFLDGRVAD; from the coding sequence ATGAGCGAGGGCGCGGTCGAGAGGTGGCGCGACGCCGGGTGGCTGGCGGGGGTGCGGGCCTGGGTGGAGGAGCGCCTCGGGGAGCTCGGGCTCGCGCCCACTGGACCCGCCGAGCAGCCGCACGTCGTCCCGTGGTCGACGGTGCTGCGCTTCCCCACCGACGCGGGCCCGGTCTGGTTCAAGGCCAACGACGGCACGCTGCGCCACGAGGCCGGCCTGGTCGCGCTGCTGGCCGCCCGCTTCCCCGGGCGGGTGCCGCCGCTGCTGGCGGCCGACCCGGCCCGCGGCTGGATGCTGATGGCCGATGCCGGCCCTCGGCTGCGCGAGGTGATCGCCGCCGAACGCAGCCTCACCCGCTGGTACGACGTGCTGGACGCCGTCGCCCGGATCCAGGTCGGCACCCTCGACGCGGTCGAGGAGATGCTCGCCCTCGGCGTACCGGACCTGCGCCTGTCCCGCCTCGTGGAGCGGTACGACGACCTGGTGCACCGCCTCGACGTACCCGCCCGCTTCCGCTCCGCCACACCGTACGTCGCGGAGCTGGTCGCCACCCTGGAACGCCACGGGGTGCCCGCGGGGCTCGACCACGACGACCTCCACGACGGCCAGGTCTTCCTCGGCGACGGCCGCCGGCACCTGGTGCTGGACTGGGGTGACGCGTGCATCACCCACCCGTTCTTCGTGCTCTCGGTGGTCCTGGAGGGCCAGATCGCCTGGGGCGTGGACGCCGTCGAGGGCTCCGTGGACCTCACGCCGTTCCGCGACGCCTACCTCGCCCCCTGGGCCGAGGCGCTGCCGGGGACCGACCTGGTCGCGGCGAGCGACGCGGCGCTGCGCCTGGGCTGGGCGGCCCGTGCGGTCAACGGCCTGGCCGGCGATCCCGGCGGCACCGCGCAGACCCTCGCCCGCCTGCAGATGTTCCTCGACGGCCGGGTGGCCGACTGA
- a CDS encoding class I SAM-dependent methyltransferase has protein sequence MSTDDEHYFSADPTVAFTRKPVVAEVWGRELRLTSGSGVFAQGRLDVGTAVLFRETEPPAPGRVLDLGCGYGVIGLAVAAVVPDAVVTAVDVNERAVLLANENAAALEVADRYRALTPDAVDPDETYDEIWSNPPIRIGKEALHALLLTWFPRLAPGGRAVMVVGKNLGGDSLQRWLGEQGYPTTRLASAKGFRVLESRRA, from the coding sequence ATGAGCACCGACGACGAGCACTACTTCAGCGCCGACCCGACGGTCGCCTTCACCCGCAAGCCGGTGGTGGCCGAGGTGTGGGGCCGCGAGCTGCGGCTGACCAGCGGCAGCGGCGTCTTCGCCCAGGGCCGTCTCGACGTCGGCACCGCGGTGCTGTTCCGCGAGACCGAGCCGCCCGCGCCCGGCCGGGTCCTCGACCTCGGCTGCGGCTACGGCGTGATCGGCCTCGCCGTCGCCGCGGTGGTCCCGGACGCGGTGGTCACGGCCGTCGACGTCAACGAGCGCGCGGTGCTGCTGGCCAACGAGAACGCCGCCGCCCTCGAGGTCGCCGACCGCTACCGGGCGCTGACCCCGGACGCGGTCGACCCCGACGAGACCTACGACGAGATCTGGTCCAACCCGCCCATCCGGATCGGCAAGGAGGCGCTGCACGCGCTGCTGCTGACCTGGTTCCCGCGGCTCGCGCCGGGCGGGCGCGCGGTGATGGTGGTCGGCAAGAACCTCGGCGGCGACTCGTTGCAGCGCTGGCTGGGGGAGCAGGGCTACCCGACGACCCGGCTGGCCAGCGCCAAGGGGTTCCGGGTGCTGGAGTCGCGGCGCGCCTGA
- the truA gene encoding tRNA pseudouridine(38-40) synthase TruA encodes MSVVRIRIDLAYDGTDFHGWATQPGLRTVQGELTTALETSLRLDQVRVVCAGRTDTGVHARGQVAHLDVPDDVLAASVGRSKDPAPLALVRRLNGILPPDIRVRRVREVSAAFDARFSALWRRYVYRVADRVESLDPLTRHHVVAWSRPLDVEVMREASALLVGHHDFASFCRQREGATTVRVLEHFDWERRDDGVLEATVRADAFCHSQVRAMVGCVLAVGEGRRPAAWATEVLAARRRHPAVTVAHAHGLTLEEVGYPVDDELAARAEMTRARREAVDA; translated from the coding sequence ATGAGCGTCGTGCGGATCCGGATCGACCTCGCCTACGACGGCACCGACTTCCACGGCTGGGCGACCCAGCCGGGGCTGCGCACGGTGCAGGGTGAGCTGACCACGGCCCTGGAGACGTCGCTGCGCCTGGACCAGGTCCGCGTGGTGTGCGCCGGGCGCACCGACACCGGTGTGCACGCCCGTGGCCAGGTCGCCCACCTCGACGTGCCCGACGACGTGCTGGCCGCCTCGGTCGGGCGCTCGAAGGACCCCGCGCCGCTGGCGCTGGTGCGCCGCCTCAACGGCATCCTGCCGCCCGACATCCGGGTCCGACGCGTGCGCGAGGTCTCCGCGGCGTTCGACGCGCGGTTCTCGGCGCTGTGGCGCCGCTACGTCTACCGCGTCGCCGACCGGGTCGAGTCGCTCGACCCGCTCACGCGCCACCACGTCGTCGCCTGGTCGCGGCCCCTCGACGTCGAGGTGATGCGCGAGGCCTCCGCGTTGCTGGTCGGCCACCACGACTTCGCATCATTCTGCCGCCAGCGCGAGGGCGCGACGACCGTGCGGGTGCTCGAGCACTTCGACTGGGAGCGCCGCGACGACGGCGTGCTGGAGGCGACGGTGCGCGCCGACGCGTTCTGCCACAGCCAGGTGCGCGCGATGGTGGGCTGCGTGCTGGCCGTCGGCGAGGGCCGGCGCCCGGCGGCGTGGGCCACGGAGGTGCTGGCCGCGCGCCGGCGCCATCCGGCGGTGACGGTCGCGCACGCCCACGGCCTGACCCTGGAGGAGGTCGGCTACCCGGTCGACGACGAGCTGGCGGCGCGCGCCGAGATGACCCGCGCCCGACGGGAGGCGGTCGACGCATGA
- a CDS encoding branched-chain amino acid ABC transporter permease, which yields MRAPTRALPEATLARHLLLAVLGLVVVVLVLQGASDFRRFQLAEMAYLGIAAGGLTVLTGLNGQVSLGHGALMAVGAYTAALLLPDRDASVPLPLVLLAAAAVALAVGAVVGVAAARLHGPYLAGATLALAVAVPGIALYFKDTLGGEQGLPVVLPEIPGWVLDAAYFVTGQDLTTSGYVALVGWLVLVVTYVLLANLSRSRVGRRWRAVRDDEVSAQLAGIDLGRARVSAFVVSAAAAGAAGAVLAMSVRLAAPSSFTLTLSLTLLAAVVLGGLGSLSGALLGAALLTFLPQVATDLGTDAGLSDIQAAELAPLVYGLVMVAVVLVAPAGLAGSLRLLAVRRRTRGALSTTSKGTAR from the coding sequence ATGCGCGCACCCACCCGGGCCCTTCCGGAGGCCACCCTCGCCCGGCACCTGCTGCTGGCCGTCCTCGGCCTGGTCGTGGTCGTGCTGGTGCTGCAGGGGGCGAGCGACTTCCGTCGCTTCCAGCTCGCCGAGATGGCCTACCTCGGCATCGCCGCGGGCGGGCTGACCGTGCTGACCGGCCTCAACGGCCAGGTCTCGCTGGGCCACGGCGCCCTGATGGCGGTCGGCGCCTACACCGCCGCCCTGCTGCTGCCCGACCGCGACGCCTCGGTGCCGCTCCCGCTGGTGCTGCTCGCGGCCGCTGCCGTCGCGCTGGCGGTCGGCGCGGTCGTCGGGGTCGCCGCGGCGCGGCTGCACGGGCCCTACCTCGCCGGCGCGACGCTGGCGCTCGCGGTGGCGGTCCCGGGCATCGCGCTGTACTTCAAGGACACCCTGGGCGGTGAGCAGGGACTGCCGGTCGTGCTGCCGGAGATCCCCGGATGGGTGCTCGACGCGGCGTACTTCGTGACCGGGCAGGACCTCACCACCAGCGGGTACGTCGCGCTCGTCGGCTGGCTGGTGCTCGTGGTCACCTACGTGCTGCTCGCCAACCTCTCGCGCAGCCGGGTCGGGCGGCGCTGGCGGGCGGTGCGCGACGACGAGGTCTCGGCCCAGCTGGCCGGGATCGACCTCGGCCGCGCCCGGGTCTCGGCGTTCGTGGTGAGCGCCGCCGCGGCCGGGGCCGCGGGGGCGGTGCTCGCGATGAGCGTGCGGCTGGCCGCCCCGAGCAGCTTCACGCTGACGCTGAGCCTCACCCTGCTCGCTGCCGTGGTGCTCGGCGGGCTCGGCAGCCTGAGCGGGGCGCTGCTCGGCGCCGCCCTGCTCACCTTCCTGCCGCAGGTCGCCACCGACCTCGGCACCGACGCCGGCCTGAGCGACATCCAGGCCGCTGAGCTGGCCCCGCTGGTCTACGGGCTGGTGATGGTCGCGGTGGTGCTCGTGGCACCCGCCGGCCTCGCCGGCAGCCTGCGCCTGCTCGCCGTACGCCGCCGCACGCGCGGGGCGCTCTCCACCACCTCGAAGGGAACAGCCAGATGA
- a CDS encoding ABC transporter ATP-binding protein, which yields MARSVAAPASTSTPTPVSVLELSDVTVTFGGLTALEGVGLVVAPHQVHGVIGPNGAGKTTLFNVACGFVRPDSGAIHHHGAPLGRLRPTDLAGLGVARTLQGLGLFDRVTVLENVMVGADRHARTGFLGALLALPRAHREERALRERAMATLDALGIAHVASLYPPSLPYPVRKRVSLARALVAEPELLLLDEPASGLSTDEMDELGTLVRGLTDRMSVLLVEHHMDLVMRVCDQITVLDFGRVIAHGPPEVVRADPAVLAAYLGETV from the coding sequence GTGGCCCGTTCGGTCGCCGCTCCCGCGTCCACGTCCACCCCGACGCCCGTGAGCGTGCTGGAGCTCAGCGACGTGACGGTGACCTTCGGCGGTCTCACGGCGCTCGAGGGGGTCGGGCTGGTGGTGGCCCCGCACCAGGTGCACGGGGTGATCGGCCCGAACGGCGCCGGCAAGACGACGCTGTTCAACGTCGCCTGCGGCTTCGTGCGCCCCGACAGCGGCGCGATCCACCACCACGGTGCGCCGCTCGGGCGGCTGCGGCCCACCGACCTGGCCGGTCTCGGCGTGGCCCGGACCCTCCAGGGGCTCGGTCTCTTCGACCGGGTCACCGTGCTCGAGAACGTCATGGTCGGCGCCGACCGGCACGCCCGCACCGGCTTCCTCGGTGCCCTGCTGGCCCTGCCCCGCGCGCACCGCGAGGAGCGGGCGCTGCGCGAGCGGGCGATGGCCACCCTCGACGCGCTGGGCATCGCCCACGTGGCCTCCCTCTACCCGCCCAGCCTCCCCTACCCGGTCCGCAAACGGGTGTCCCTGGCCCGCGCCCTGGTGGCCGAGCCCGAGCTGCTGCTCCTCGACGAGCCGGCCAGCGGGCTCTCGACGGACGAGATGGACGAGCTGGGCACGCTGGTGCGCGGGCTGACCGACCGGATGTCGGTGCTGCTGGTCGAGCACCACATGGACCTGGTGATGCGCGTCTGCGACCAGATCACCGTGCTCGACTTCGGCCGGGTGATCGCGCACGGGCCGCCCGAGGTGGTCCGCGCGGACCCCGCGGTGCTCGCGGCATACCTCGGGGAGACGGTGTGA
- a CDS encoding ABC transporter substrate-binding protein codes for MTRRTGIPIPRSAPAAVAGLLSAALLLAGCGAGGRDDDGEDGASASDTGVTADTITIGAHFPLTGVAAPGYSEIPTGVQAYFDYVNANGGVHGRQIEYLVKDDGYNPTNTSKVTNELVLQDEIFAMVGGLGTPTHSAVVDFLNGEGVPDLFVSSGSLMWGDDVEARPMTFGWQPDYEIEGKIIGQYVAENMPDARVGLFLQDDDFGEDAEQGVRRYLDDQIVEVQRYTSGSTDVGPQIAGLQAAKADLVLSFNTPSYTALSQLVALKLGYDPKWFYSNVGSDPGLVGALLSQISEGAVKGGAAALDGVLTTEYIPGVDAPDNPWVQLWQKVWDEHGDKGELTNYRVYGMSHAYAFVQALQEAGVDLTREGLVEALESGSQELEGPQLAPFRFTEDSHMGISGMQVVELKGGVGDPLTPVLVSDIGDAEITEDTSGQADDAPPESGIPE; via the coding sequence ATGACACGCAGGACAGGGATCCCGATCCCCCGCAGCGCGCCGGCGGCCGTCGCCGGCCTCCTCTCCGCAGCGCTCCTCCTCGCCGGGTGCGGCGCGGGCGGGCGCGACGACGACGGTGAGGACGGCGCCAGCGCCTCCGACACCGGCGTCACCGCCGACACCATCACGATCGGCGCGCACTTCCCGCTCACCGGCGTCGCCGCCCCGGGCTACAGCGAGATCCCGACCGGCGTGCAGGCCTACTTCGACTACGTCAACGCCAACGGCGGCGTCCACGGCCGCCAGATCGAGTACCTCGTCAAGGACGACGGCTACAACCCCACCAACACCAGCAAGGTCACCAACGAGCTGGTGCTCCAGGACGAGATCTTCGCGATGGTCGGCGGGCTCGGCACCCCCACCCACAGCGCGGTGGTCGACTTCCTCAACGGCGAGGGCGTGCCCGACCTGTTCGTCTCCTCGGGCTCGCTGATGTGGGGCGACGACGTCGAGGCCCGGCCGATGACGTTCGGCTGGCAGCCCGACTACGAGATCGAGGGCAAGATCATCGGCCAGTACGTCGCGGAGAACATGCCCGACGCCCGGGTCGGGCTGTTCCTCCAGGACGACGACTTCGGCGAGGACGCCGAGCAGGGCGTGCGCCGCTACCTCGACGACCAGATCGTCGAGGTGCAGCGCTACACCTCCGGCAGCACCGACGTGGGCCCGCAGATCGCCGGTCTCCAGGCGGCGAAGGCCGACCTGGTGCTGTCGTTCAACACCCCGTCGTACACCGCGCTGAGCCAGCTGGTCGCGCTGAAGCTCGGCTACGACCCGAAGTGGTTCTACTCCAACGTCGGCTCCGACCCGGGCCTGGTCGGGGCGCTGCTCTCGCAGATCTCCGAGGGCGCGGTCAAGGGCGGCGCGGCGGCGCTGGACGGAGTGCTCACCACCGAGTACATCCCCGGCGTGGACGCCCCCGACAACCCGTGGGTGCAGCTGTGGCAGAAGGTGTGGGACGAGCACGGCGACAAGGGCGAGCTCACCAACTACCGCGTCTACGGCATGTCCCACGCCTACGCGTTCGTCCAGGCACTGCAGGAGGCGGGCGTGGACCTGACCCGCGAGGGGCTGGTCGAGGCCCTGGAGAGCGGCTCCCAGGAGCTCGAGGGCCCGCAGCTGGCGCCGTTCCGCTTCACCGAGGACAGCCACATGGGCATCTCCGGCATGCAGGTCGTCGAGCTCAAGGGCGGCGTGGGCGATCCCCTCACCCCCGTCCTGGTCAGCGACATCGGCGACGCGGAGATCACCGAGGACACCTCCGGCCAGGCCGACGACGCTCCCCCGGAGAGCGGCATCCCCGAGTAG
- a CDS encoding ABC transporter ATP-binding protein, producing MSAPAAAAPADTIPALAVHGLSAGYGPITALHEVSFTAARGRITAVLGANGAGKTTLLRTLSGLHRARAGRVELHGREVTGVPAESMTGLGMAHVPEGRGVITELSVEENLRLGALGRGGGGSDGRRVRGGRGRPGDLDRAYGLFPVLAERRGAPAGTLSGGERQMLVLGRALMADPDLLLLDEPSLGLAPRVVAQIFALVRDLVRDEGLSVLLVEQNARSALSVADRGVVLDLGRVVADEDADTLAGDDQLRHAYLGF from the coding sequence GTGAGCGCGCCGGCGGCCGCCGCGCCCGCCGACACGATCCCGGCCCTCGCGGTGCACGGGCTGAGCGCCGGCTACGGCCCGATCACCGCGCTGCACGAGGTCTCCTTCACGGCCGCGCGCGGACGCATCACCGCGGTCCTCGGCGCCAACGGCGCCGGCAAGACCACGCTGCTGCGCACGCTCTCGGGCCTGCACCGCGCCCGGGCCGGCCGCGTCGAGCTGCACGGGCGGGAGGTGACCGGCGTACCCGCCGAGTCCATGACCGGGCTCGGGATGGCCCACGTGCCCGAGGGCCGCGGCGTGATCACCGAGCTCAGCGTCGAGGAGAACCTGCGTCTCGGCGCCCTGGGTCGCGGTGGTGGCGGCAGTGATGGCCGCAGGGTCCGGGGCGGCCGGGGCAGGCCCGGCGACCTGGACCGGGCCTACGGGCTGTTCCCGGTGCTCGCCGAGCGCCGCGGTGCCCCCGCGGGCACGCTGTCCGGCGGCGAGCGCCAGATGCTCGTCCTGGGTCGCGCGCTGATGGCGGACCCGGACCTGCTGCTGCTCGACGAGCCCTCGCTCGGGCTGGCCCCGCGGGTCGTCGCCCAGATCTTCGCGCTGGTGCGCGACCTGGTCCGCGACGAGGGGCTGAGCGTGCTGCTCGTGGAGCAGAACGCCCGCAGCGCGCTGTCGGTCGCCGACCGCGGCGTCGTGCTCGACCTCGGCCGCGTCGTGGCCGACGAGGACGCCGACACGCTGGCCGGCGACGACCAGCTGCGCCACGCCTACCTGGGGTTCTAA
- a CDS encoding PucR family transcriptional regulator produces MSAEPVEVDLALRQAWVLLMDSADAIADSITLTLFERDAEIYERIGPELRADVRASTRQHIRRGLRILAGRREDGDGRTSAVELWRDTGRRRARQGVPLEVVLNAYTLGARILWEALVTRARSEASAGVDDRVLLAAARRVWANLDTQNGVLIDAYRRESARLQRHDLQRQQSMLDALLEGRGADPELAEEARAVLGVGPDDDVACVVVLGDGTDGVDALAAAEDRLDRLRISVRWHVRSGVSYGLLSGDLPDEPGIVELFAHAGPGRAGVAASQDGIAGFATAFQLAHRAAETLPRGTRGVVAVSERLPEVLLAGSPQVAPLLVAETLGPVLALPGGQSRTLLDTLAALLRHDGSPTHAAAELFCHRNTVIYRIKQLEQLTGRSLADPRDKMLLALALMASGRSAP; encoded by the coding sequence ATGTCTGCGGAACCCGTCGAGGTGGACCTCGCACTGCGCCAGGCCTGGGTGCTGCTCATGGACTCCGCCGACGCGATCGCCGACAGCATCACGCTGACGCTCTTCGAGCGCGACGCCGAGATCTACGAGCGGATCGGCCCGGAGCTGCGCGCCGACGTCCGGGCGAGCACCCGGCAGCACATCCGCCGCGGCCTGCGGATCCTGGCGGGGCGTCGCGAGGACGGCGACGGGCGCACCTCGGCGGTCGAGCTGTGGCGCGACACCGGTCGTCGGCGGGCCCGCCAGGGGGTGCCGCTGGAGGTGGTGCTCAACGCCTACACGCTGGGGGCGCGGATCCTGTGGGAGGCGCTGGTGACCCGCGCCCGCTCCGAGGCCTCGGCCGGGGTGGACGACCGGGTGCTGCTCGCCGCGGCGCGGCGGGTCTGGGCCAACCTCGACACCCAGAACGGCGTGCTCATCGACGCCTACCGCCGCGAGAGCGCGCGACTTCAGCGACACGACCTCCAGCGTCAGCAGAGCATGCTCGACGCCCTGCTGGAGGGGCGCGGCGCGGACCCCGAGCTCGCCGAGGAGGCCCGCGCGGTGCTGGGGGTCGGCCCCGACGACGACGTCGCGTGCGTGGTCGTGCTCGGGGACGGCACCGACGGCGTCGACGCGCTCGCCGCGGCGGAGGACCGGCTGGACCGGCTGCGGATCTCCGTGCGCTGGCACGTGCGCTCCGGGGTCTCCTACGGCCTGCTCTCCGGAGACCTCCCCGACGAGCCGGGCATCGTGGAGCTCTTCGCGCACGCCGGCCCGGGGCGCGCCGGGGTGGCGGCCAGCCAGGACGGCATCGCCGGGTTCGCGACCGCGTTCCAGCTGGCCCACCGCGCCGCGGAGACACTTCCGCGCGGCACCCGTGGCGTCGTCGCGGTCTCCGAGCGGCTGCCGGAGGTGCTGCTCGCGGGCAGCCCCCAGGTCGCGCCGCTGCTGGTCGCGGAGACCCTCGGCCCGGTGCTGGCCCTGCCCGGCGGGCAGTCCCGCACGCTGCTGGACACCCTGGCCGCGCTGCTGCGCCACGACGGCTCGCCGACGCACGCCGCCGCGGAGCTGTTCTGCCACCGCAACACCGTCATCTACCGCATCAAGCAGCTCGAGCAGCTCACCGGGCGCAGCCTCGCCGACCCGCGCGACAAGATGCTGCTCGCCCTGGCCCTGATGGCCAGCGGCCGCAGCGCGCCCTGA
- a CDS encoding PfkB family carbohydrate kinase yields the protein MEPDGDLLVVGESLVDVVEGADGARREHAGGSAANVAVALARLDRPVRLATALADDRNGAIVATYLGRDRVSLAADPETIERTASARAVLGADGAARYEFDLEWVLSPVPAAPVPLAVHACSLGAVVAPGAEEVLATLRRFRGAALTSYDVNARPAFTGTGPDLAAAVERVAAEADLVKASDEDLAAVYPDLDEEQAVERLLGLGPVALVVTRGADGATWYAAGRGRPASVAAPSVQVADTIAAGDTFSAALLDALWARGLVGPGAAERIAALPRRTRAKLLTHAVRAGALATTRPGADPPYRAEVGSAG from the coding sequence ATGGAACCGGACGGTGACCTGCTGGTCGTGGGTGAGTCCCTGGTCGACGTGGTGGAGGGTGCCGACGGCGCCCGCCGCGAGCACGCCGGGGGGAGCGCGGCCAACGTCGCGGTGGCCCTGGCGCGCCTGGACCGCCCGGTGCGCTTGGCGACGGCGTTGGCCGATGACCGCAACGGCGCGATCGTGGCGACGTACCTCGGCCGCGACCGGGTGTCGCTCGCGGCCGATCCCGAGACCATCGAGCGCACCGCGAGCGCACGGGCGGTGCTCGGCGCGGACGGGGCCGCGCGCTACGAGTTCGACCTCGAGTGGGTGCTGTCCCCGGTGCCGGCCGCGCCGGTCCCGCTGGCGGTGCACGCCTGCTCGCTGGGCGCCGTGGTCGCGCCGGGGGCCGAGGAGGTCCTCGCGACACTGCGCCGGTTCCGCGGCGCGGCGCTGACCAGCTATGACGTCAACGCGCGCCCCGCGTTCACCGGGACCGGCCCGGACCTGGCCGCCGCGGTGGAGCGGGTGGCCGCCGAGGCCGACCTGGTCAAGGCCAGCGACGAGGACCTGGCCGCCGTCTACCCGGACCTCGACGAGGAGCAGGCGGTCGAGCGGCTGCTCGGTCTCGGCCCGGTGGCGCTCGTGGTGACCCGGGGCGCCGACGGCGCGACGTGGTACGCCGCGGGGCGCGGGCGCCCGGCCTCGGTCGCGGCGCCGAGCGTGCAGGTGGCCGACACGATCGCGGCGGGCGACACCTTCTCCGCGGCGCTGCTCGACGCGCTGTGGGCGCGCGGGCTGGTGGGTCCCGGCGCCGCCGAGCGGATCGCCGCGCTGCCGCGGCGCACCCGCGCCAAGCTGCTCACCCACGCCGTGCGCGCCGGGGCGCTCGCGACCACGCGGCCGGGTGCGGACCCGCCGTACCGCGCCGAGGTGGGCAGCGCCGGCTGA